Genomic segment of Caproiciproducens sp. NJN-50:
GAAAATCGTCCTTCCGTTCAGCAAAAAAGAACTGGCAGACTACTTGGGCGTTCAACGACCGTCGCTGTTCAGGGAACTGAAAAAAATGAAGGACGAGGGAATCATTGAAATTGATAACCGCACGATTCAGCTATAACAGCTCAAACTGATTTTTGTAAAACCTTAGAACGCCATCGTCCCTGAGCTTGGAAAGCTCAGCCGACATGGCGCTACGCTCGACGGAAAGGTAGTCCGCGAGTTCCTGTCGGTTGAATGGAATGCAAAAGTGACTGCTTCCCGATTTCTTGGCCTCAGCCGAAAGGTAGGCCAGGAGTTTTTCACGGGTGGTTCGTTTCGAGGTGAATTCAATTTTCTGCGTCAGTGATATATTTTTCATGGATACGATGTTTAACATGTTCTGAATAAGCTTGCTGTGAAAACCGCACGCCTTCGCGCACGGGACTGCAAGCCTGTGACAGTCGATAAAGAGAAGCTCACTTTCGCTCATCGTAATCACACTGACCGGAAGCGTTTTTATTTCCGCGCAGGCAAAGGATTCCCCGAACAGATTCCCAATGTCAATTTTTCCAAGGATGCTTCTATTTCCGTAATAGTCATCCTGCACAACCTGAACCTGTCCCGATAGAACGATGCCGAATTTTTCGATGCTTTCGCCGCTGAAAAACACGGTTTGCCCTTTTTCAAAACGAACCGATTTTGCGGTCAGGCATGACAAAAGTGGCAGTAAATCTGATTCTTCAATGCCCTTGAATAATCGTACTGTTTTCAGCACATCCAAATAATTTTTCATAATATCCTCTTTCGTTGGAAATCCAACGGACTTATTGACTTAAGAATAGTAAACTTAAGGCAGAAAGTCAATAATAACCTGAAATAACGCACTCGGAAAAAGAGGTGAACGGAACATGATTCGAAAGATTATTAGAATTGAT
This window contains:
- a CDS encoding Crp/Fnr family transcriptional regulator; protein product: MKNYLDVLKTVRLFKGIEESDLLPLLSCLTAKSVRFEKGQTVFFSGESIEKFGIVLSGQVQVVQDDYYGNRSILGKIDIGNLFGESFACAEIKTLPVSVITMSESELLFIDCHRLAVPCAKACGFHSKLIQNMLNIVSMKNISLTQKIEFTSKRTTREKLLAYLSAEAKKSGSSHFCIPFNRQELADYLSVERSAMSAELSKLRDDGVLRFYKNQFELL